In Komagataeibacter sp. FNDCR2, the following proteins share a genomic window:
- a CDS encoding CDP-glycerol glycerophosphotransferase family protein, with protein MSENKKHTIDLNRETAELLSNLLERQTYTEKILKSLSQVVLDLHMQVKQTRASVQALSASHLKPNGRKVRAVFLVNSIELWDSLFDVYQAMLESDIFEPFVATINRRFGGDTHFSGEKRASDGLDKLNIPHLRLDMEDSFTGLNILRGLAPDVIFRQSQWDDLYPPAFSSDYLSFAKLCVVPYGIIVLEKYMSMQAEQEGVNKISCDTPYHRAAWRIFCENRYALQYFESFSHAPSEKLVLSGYPKLQRLLNEAPSWPTFDAQPKDKKAFRVIWAPHHSSDNPWLNFGVFHRIYQDFVAWARETPDIEFVLKPHPELFKSVVNRKVMQQEDVDGFLKEWLSLPNCAYENERYGGLFAASDLMITDGISFFIEYPIFDKPLIFFNSGVHAELNSVGKLAIACADTVYTFEDMKQTALGYKNKTIKDTHNPDREHLKSILFPDTKPSCEIILENIADGLGIKVEGSVS; from the coding sequence ATGTCTGAGAATAAGAAACACACCATAGATCTTAATCGTGAGACAGCAGAACTCTTATCGAATCTGCTGGAAAGACAGACCTACACAGAAAAGATCTTAAAAAGCCTGTCTCAGGTTGTACTCGATCTTCATATGCAGGTGAAACAGACGCGTGCGTCTGTACAGGCACTTTCAGCGTCACATTTAAAGCCTAATGGGCGTAAGGTTAGAGCTGTCTTTCTTGTTAATTCCATAGAGTTATGGGACTCATTGTTTGATGTTTATCAAGCAATGCTGGAAAGTGATATTTTTGAGCCATTTGTCGCGACAATAAATCGTCGTTTCGGTGGCGATACTCATTTTAGTGGGGAAAAAAGAGCCAGCGATGGTCTGGACAAGCTAAATATCCCCCATCTTCGCCTTGATATGGAAGATTCGTTTACCGGATTGAATATTCTTCGGGGTCTGGCTCCAGATGTTATCTTCCGTCAATCGCAGTGGGATGACCTTTATCCGCCCGCATTCTCGTCTGATTATCTTAGCTTTGCAAAGTTATGTGTTGTTCCATATGGCATTATTGTTCTGGAAAAATACATGAGCATGCAAGCCGAGCAGGAGGGTGTGAATAAGATTTCCTGCGATACGCCTTATCATAGAGCAGCCTGGCGAATTTTTTGTGAAAATAGATACGCATTGCAGTATTTTGAATCTTTCAGTCATGCCCCATCGGAAAAACTTGTTCTTTCAGGGTATCCAAAACTACAACGTCTCCTGAATGAAGCGCCTTCATGGCCGACGTTTGATGCACAACCTAAAGACAAAAAAGCTTTTCGCGTCATATGGGCACCACATCATAGCAGTGATAACCCATGGCTCAATTTTGGCGTCTTCCATCGGATATATCAGGATTTTGTTGCATGGGCGCGAGAGACGCCGGATATAGAATTCGTCCTCAAGCCTCATCCAGAACTGTTCAAGAGTGTCGTCAACCGTAAGGTCATGCAGCAGGAGGATGTTGATGGCTTCCTGAAAGAATGGCTGAGTCTTCCCAATTGCGCTTACGAAAATGAACGTTATGGGGGACTTTTCGCGGCATCCGACCTTATGATAACGGATGGCATTTCTTTTTTCATTGAGTATCCCATATTTGATAAGCCATTGATTTTCTTCAACTCAGGCGTACATGCAGAGCTAAATAGTGTTGGGAAATTAGCCATAGCATGCGCGGATACCGTATATACATTTGAAGATATGAAGCAGACGGCCCTGGGTTACAAAAACAAAACTATCAAGGATACTCATAATCCTGATCGGGAGCATCTGAAAAGTATATTGTTTCCTGATACAAAGCCATCCTGTGAAATTATACTTGAAAATATTGCTGATGGATTGGGTATAAAAGTTGAAGGATCTGTATCATGA
- a CDS encoding chemotaxis protein CheW, with amino-acid sequence MLASSNRHGDQQQALQVLTFIVNGEAYALPILYVMEIRIWTGGSPLPSAPPYLKGVMNLRGAMIPVIDMHVIFDTGKEHKAENERGVPAAVIIVELRGEPAGLLVDKVQDIVTLTYDDIKPIPTAAGQETHKILSGLITIKDRIIGHLDIDAFSRWIELPSLTNSEAVLS; translated from the coding sequence ATGCTTGCTTCCAGTAATCGGCATGGTGACCAGCAACAGGCGTTGCAGGTACTCACCTTTATCGTGAATGGGGAGGCTTATGCGCTCCCCATTCTCTATGTCATGGAAATCCGTATCTGGACGGGAGGCAGTCCGCTTCCATCTGCGCCGCCCTATCTCAAGGGGGTTATGAATCTGCGGGGCGCGATGATACCTGTCATCGATATGCATGTTATTTTCGATACCGGAAAAGAACATAAGGCCGAAAATGAGCGTGGCGTCCCCGCTGCGGTGATTATTGTTGAACTGCGTGGAGAGCCCGCTGGCCTGCTGGTCGATAAAGTGCAGGATATCGTCACCCTGACCTATGATGATATCAAGCCGATTCCCACGGCGGCGGGACAGGAAACCCATAAGATTTTAAGCGGTCTCATAACGATAAAAGACCGGATTATCGGGCATCTCGATATCGATGCGTTCAGCAGATGGATTGAATTACCCAGCCTGACCAATTCTGAAGCCGTACTCTCTTAA
- a CDS encoding methyl-accepting chemotaxis protein, with protein sequence MIFQIFVQVVCFELQLSIENQRIITLGEFLFGSVMVVCIRWVLIDRVAKPFETITGLTERIAAGTLNENIPFLSWTDCAGRLANALSTFRNALLRQIELQKQAADSAREQELLTEQTRQREIQQNALIADLGRGLKALADGDLTFHFSSPFAKEFEPLRLNFNDALISLSDAMTRVASASSLIQNGAVEIAQASDDFAQRTERQAAALGQTAASVNNVTGGVSNTATAALETNRSADVAHSSVQRSSDVMQNAMVAIEEIAASSEKVAAIIGMIDEIAFQTNLLSLNAGVEAARAGEAGRGFAVVANEVRSLAQRSADSAKQIRDLIGISKRHVTDGVKLVEQTNKELRTVVSQVESISGHVSKIATVAREQAASLKEINTTVSHIDTTTQQNAAMVEETAAAAHNLKSQASNLMMVVSHFHMRGASDRPKTIAAPQTSQKKLSAGAKVPETLDGWAADF encoded by the coding sequence ATGATCTTTCAGATCTTTGTTCAGGTCGTCTGCTTTGAGCTTCAGCTCTCCATCGAGAATCAGAGAATTATCACCTTGGGTGAATTTCTCTTCGGTTCGGTAATGGTTGTATGCATCCGCTGGGTGCTGATCGATCGTGTCGCCAAGCCATTCGAGACCATCACGGGCCTTACCGAGCGGATCGCGGCGGGCACATTGAATGAAAACATACCTTTCCTGAGCTGGACCGATTGCGCGGGACGACTGGCCAATGCGCTTTCAACATTCCGCAACGCACTTTTGCGCCAGATCGAGCTCCAGAAGCAGGCAGCCGACAGCGCACGGGAACAGGAACTGCTTACGGAGCAGACCCGCCAGCGCGAGATCCAGCAGAATGCTCTGATTGCCGATCTTGGGCGTGGCCTCAAGGCCCTGGCGGATGGCGACCTGACATTCCATTTCTCTTCGCCCTTCGCCAAGGAATTTGAACCGCTTCGTCTGAACTTCAACGACGCGCTCATCTCTCTGTCCGACGCCATGACACGCGTTGCATCGGCATCGTCGCTCATCCAGAACGGGGCGGTGGAAATCGCTCAGGCTTCGGATGATTTTGCCCAGAGAACGGAACGGCAGGCAGCCGCACTGGGCCAGACGGCTGCATCCGTCAATAATGTCACTGGCGGCGTTTCAAACACGGCGACAGCGGCCCTTGAAACCAACCGCTCGGCTGATGTGGCGCATTCTTCTGTCCAGCGCTCAAGCGACGTCATGCAGAACGCCATGGTCGCCATTGAGGAAATCGCGGCATCTTCCGAGAAGGTCGCCGCGATTATCGGCATGATTGATGAGATCGCTTTCCAGACCAACCTGCTTTCACTGAACGCCGGCGTGGAAGCAGCCCGCGCGGGGGAAGCCGGGCGTGGCTTTGCCGTTGTCGCCAACGAGGTGCGCTCCCTGGCCCAGAGATCCGCTGACTCGGCCAAGCAGATCCGCGATCTTATCGGCATTTCCAAGCGCCATGTCACCGATGGTGTGAAGCTGGTTGAACAGACCAATAAAGAGCTCAGAACCGTTGTATCCCAGGTGGAATCCATTAGCGGCCATGTCTCGAAAATCGCGACCGTGGCACGGGAGCAGGCCGCCAGCCTTAAGGAAATCAATACGACCGTCTCCCATATAGACACGACCACCCAGCAGAATGCGGCAATGGTTGAAGAGACGGCCGCGGCCGCGCATAATCTCAAAAGTCAGGCTTCGAACCTGATGATGGTGGTCAGTCACTTCCATATGAGAGGAGCGTCCGACAGGCCAAAAACCATAGCGGCGCCCCAGACCTCCCAGAAGAAGCTCTCGGCTGGGGCCAAAGTCCCTGAAACTCTAGATGGGTGGGCGGCTGATTTTTGA
- a CDS encoding response regulator transcription factor, protein MLLVEAEKTTRDLYNAVLLGSGFATDLATSILELKRRIRYRKFDIILLELQLPDGNALETIAELRRDTSAGIIVATSCCTMHDRLRGLENGADDYLEKPLHPRELVARVRNLSQRLNMAVRPGQEGLVYHFAGWKIDLATRKIWLHNNIEIHLTENEFRLLDTLIRNAPRPVHRDRLLMLLDEDITVRAVDKAIYRMRTKLHAVLGKSEPFVETVHGFGYRLVAKRL, encoded by the coding sequence GTGCTGCTGGTTGAGGCTGAAAAGACGACCCGTGATCTCTATAACGCCGTTCTGCTTGGCTCCGGGTTCGCAACGGATCTGGCCACCTCGATCCTGGAACTGAAACGGCGTATCCGTTACAGGAAATTCGATATTATCCTGCTTGAATTGCAGCTACCCGATGGCAACGCGCTGGAGACCATAGCCGAGCTACGACGCGATACATCCGCCGGGATTATTGTTGCGACATCATGTTGTACAATGCATGACCGTTTGCGCGGACTGGAAAATGGTGCGGATGATTATCTCGAAAAACCGCTGCATCCACGGGAGCTTGTCGCACGTGTTCGTAATTTGTCGCAACGCCTGAACATGGCGGTCCGGCCAGGTCAGGAAGGGCTGGTTTACCATTTTGCAGGATGGAAGATCGACCTTGCCACCCGCAAGATATGGTTACACAACAATATCGAGATACACCTGACGGAAAACGAATTCCGGCTGCTGGATACCCTGATCCGCAATGCGCCCAGGCCGGTACATCGTGATCGTCTTCTTATGCTGCTTGATGAAGATATTACAGTTCGCGCTGTTGATAAGGCGATCTACAGGATGCGTACGAAACTACATGCCGTTCTTGGCAAATCAGAACCATTCGTCGAAACCGTTCATGGTTTCGGCTACAGGCTTGTCGCCAAACGGTTATGA
- a CDS encoding flagellar hook-basal body complex protein: MSIFNALSTAVSGIDAQSTAFTNLSNNIANSQTVGYKADSTAFQDFVAGSLSGNSASDDISDSVSALTVQHVDQQGTASASTDSLAMSISGSGLFDVSEETGATTAGTTQFQNEQYYTRNGEFYENKDGYLVNTAGYYLDGYMVNSQTGQLDNNLTQINIANVGFRPTETTTLTQSAAIGSLPTDSTNYTPQTYTTAPVTTYDADAEPHEVGLSWTQSSSNPLVWDVSAYDAGGTGSIAANDYQVTFNSDGTLASVMNKDTGATVGSTTTGSAVSIPISADYNGITQTMQLDLGTIGGTSGTTMAAAGSSAVSTSQVTALTADTTTTPGTISMAANTMLGTTTGSNQSYVTAPTDVGTTPVSVKWTQTSASPATWTVSAVNPYDSSSSSGVSSDSYSVVFNKDGSVASVTDLTNPSTTVSGLSSLTASVGGSSYTMDLSGASLSTTALSTDTTSLTSDSVSSGTYEGAEIESDGSIMAEFDNGDTQLIGKVALTNFANVDGLNAVDGQAYTATANSGTAQTGVVGDNGTGTLSVGYVESSTTDLTSDLSSLIVAQEAYSANTKVVTTADELLQTTIAMKQS, encoded by the coding sequence ATGTCGATTTTTAATGCCCTTTCTACGGCTGTCAGCGGAATTGACGCACAGTCGACCGCCTTTACGAACCTCAGTAACAACATCGCCAATAGCCAGACGGTAGGTTACAAGGCTGATTCCACAGCCTTTCAGGACTTTGTGGCAGGTTCGTTAAGTGGCAATTCCGCATCCGACGACATTTCGGATTCCGTCTCCGCCCTGACCGTGCAGCATGTGGACCAGCAGGGCACGGCCTCTGCCAGCACCGACAGCCTGGCCATGTCGATTTCAGGCAGTGGCCTCTTCGACGTCTCCGAGGAAACCGGCGCGACCACGGCTGGCACGACCCAGTTCCAGAATGAGCAGTACTATACCCGCAACGGCGAATTCTACGAGAACAAGGACGGTTATCTGGTCAACACCGCCGGCTATTATCTCGATGGTTACATGGTCAATAGCCAGACCGGGCAGCTCGATAACAACCTGACCCAGATCAATATCGCCAATGTCGGGTTCCGTCCCACGGAAACAACAACCCTGACCCAGTCCGCTGCGATCGGAAGCCTGCCGACCGACAGCACGAACTATACACCCCAGACATATACGACCGCCCCGGTCACGACATATGACGCGGATGCCGAGCCCCATGAGGTCGGCCTTTCATGGACCCAGAGTTCAAGCAACCCACTGGTCTGGGATGTCAGCGCCTATGATGCGGGGGGAACGGGTTCGATCGCGGCGAATGACTATCAGGTCACGTTCAACAGTGATGGCACACTGGCCTCTGTCATGAATAAGGACACGGGCGCGACCGTCGGTTCGACGACTACCGGTTCTGCTGTTTCAATTCCCATTTCGGCCGATTACAATGGGATAACGCAGACCATGCAGCTTGACCTCGGTACAATCGGCGGCACAAGCGGCACTACCATGGCCGCAGCCGGTAGCAGCGCTGTCAGCACAAGCCAAGTCACGGCCCTGACGGCCGATACGACAACAACACCCGGCACCATCTCGATGGCCGCCAACACCATGCTGGGCACGACCACGGGTTCGAACCAGTCCTATGTAACGGCACCGACGGATGTCGGAACCACGCCTGTGTCCGTCAAATGGACCCAGACATCCGCGTCCCCCGCGACGTGGACGGTTTCGGCGGTCAATCCTTATGACAGCTCCTCATCCTCGGGGGTCAGCTCCGACTCCTACAGCGTCGTTTTCAACAAGGACGGTTCGGTTGCATCGGTAACCGATCTGACCAATCCCTCGACAACGGTATCAGGGTTAAGCAGCCTGACGGCGTCCGTTGGCGGCTCGTCCTACACCATGGATCTCAGCGGTGCTTCCCTTTCAACCACAGCGCTTTCCACCGATACCACGTCACTGACTTCCGACAGTGTATCGAGCGGGACTTATGAAGGCGCCGAGATTGAAAGCGACGGGTCCATCATGGCCGAGTTCGATAACGGCGACACGCAACTGATCGGCAAGGTCGCCCTGACCAACTTTGCCAATGTCGATGGCCTGAATGCTGTTGACGGGCAGGCCTATACCGCCACGGCAAACTCCGGCACTGCGCAAACGGGCGTTGTTGGCGACAATGGCACGGGAACCCTGTCGGTTGGTTATGTTGAATCCTCGACCACGGATCTGACCAGCGACCTGTCCTCCCTGATCGTTGCCCAGGAAGCGTATTCAGCCAATACGAAGGTGGTTACAACTGCCGATGAACTGCTCCAGACCACGATTGCGATGAAGCAGTCATAA
- a CDS encoding flagellar biosynthesis protein FlhB, which produces MADEGSGGGERSQAPTERKLQSAREEGNVAQSRELQMLLALGAFLIIFSLTSAKSGHRFIEHMRGIMSHFDSIPQDMPSIYRVAMQMGLEGALLATPLVCVSIVVVTICGLLQTGFLWRPEALVPDLTRLSPMRGIKRLFSLSNLVEILKSCTKFIVFGFLLYGVAKGTIQIAPEAERWTITRLTKELISWFAYATLIVLVVQCGIALLDDLWTRYNRIRGLRMSFQDIKEETRQTEGDPLVKRRLQMIRRRRARRRMIEAVQKATVVVTNPTHYAVALLYESGVDSAPQIIAKGTDDLAARIRHAAEDARVPVVANPPLARALYTVPLDSEIPPEYFQPVAAIIAYVMKLKTPGSRTSLR; this is translated from the coding sequence ATGGCTGATGAAGGATCCGGTGGCGGCGAACGGAGTCAGGCCCCTACCGAAAGAAAGCTTCAGAGCGCGCGCGAGGAAGGAAATGTCGCCCAGTCCCGCGAATTGCAGATGTTGCTTGCCCTGGGCGCGTTTCTGATCATTTTCAGCCTGACATCCGCCAAGTCGGGTCACAGGTTCATCGAGCATATGCGCGGCATCATGAGCCATTTTGACAGCATTCCGCAGGATATGCCGTCCATTTACCGGGTTGCCATGCAAATGGGGCTTGAAGGGGCGCTGCTTGCAACGCCGCTCGTATGTGTAAGCATTGTGGTCGTTACCATCTGCGGTCTGCTTCAGACGGGCTTCCTGTGGCGGCCCGAAGCGCTCGTGCCCGATCTTACGCGTCTGTCGCCCATGCGGGGCATCAAGCGCCTTTTCAGTCTGAGCAACCTGGTCGAAATCCTGAAAAGCTGCACCAAATTCATCGTGTTCGGATTTCTTCTTTACGGCGTGGCCAAGGGAACGATCCAGATCGCACCGGAAGCCGAGCGATGGACGATTACCCGCCTCACCAAAGAACTCATCTCATGGTTTGCCTATGCCACGCTGATTGTTCTTGTCGTGCAGTGCGGCATTGCCCTGCTTGATGACCTGTGGACGCGCTATAACAGAATACGCGGGCTGCGCATGAGCTTTCAGGACATCAAGGAAGAAACGCGCCAGACCGAGGGCGACCCGCTTGTAAAAAGGCGCCTGCAGATGATCCGCCGCAGACGCGCCCGGCGCCGTATGATCGAGGCAGTCCAGAAAGCCACGGTCGTGGTCACGAACCCCACGCATTATGCCGTTGCGCTCCTGTATGAAAGTGGCGTGGACAGCGCGCCCCAGATCATCGCCAAGGGAACGGACGATCTTGCCGCCCGCATCCGCCACGCGGCGGAAGACGCACGCGTTCCCGTGGTCGCGAACCCGCCACTGGCGCGCGCGCTTTACACAGTCCCGCTGGATTCCGAGATACCCCCGGAATATTTCCAGCCTGTTGCGGCCATCATAGCCTACGTGATGAAGCTCAAGACCCCCGGCTCCCGCACGTCATTACGTTAG
- a CDS encoding flagellar biosynthetic protein FliR, which translates to MMDDPSFPGGSIAVLAAMFLVVLCRVSALIMTAPALGETTSPMVVRAGLALATTVMILPVVQDHIMEVSGQALHIPSLAVAIIVGELLCGVFIGSLARLLAMAFAIAMQIIAVFTGLASVIQPDADLGAGSTAISHMASSLIPVIFLMTGLYVLPLAAIAGSYNLFPPGHMPLVGDMTRSITEATSQTFALALQLAAPFVLIGTLWPAMLGVLNRLLPAIQVYSLAMPAQLLGGVLLLAMLIQVMTSFWQQRMSDLLIGLPGIGAGVSRH; encoded by the coding sequence ATGATGGACGATCCGTCCTTTCCTGGCGGATCCATCGCCGTTCTGGCCGCTATGTTCCTTGTTGTTCTGTGCCGTGTCAGCGCCCTGATCATGACCGCCCCCGCTTTGGGGGAAACTACGTCCCCGATGGTGGTCAGGGCCGGGCTCGCACTCGCCACGACGGTCATGATCCTGCCGGTGGTGCAGGACCATATCATGGAGGTATCGGGGCAGGCACTGCATATACCATCGCTGGCGGTCGCGATTATCGTGGGCGAGCTGCTGTGTGGCGTATTCATCGGATCACTGGCCCGGCTGCTGGCGATGGCGTTTGCGATTGCCATGCAGATCATCGCCGTTTTCACCGGGCTGGCCAGTGTAATCCAGCCGGATGCCGACCTGGGCGCGGGCAGCACGGCGATCAGTCATATGGCTTCATCGCTGATCCCGGTCATTTTCCTGATGACGGGCCTGTATGTGCTGCCGCTGGCGGCAATCGCGGGTTCATACAATCTGTTTCCACCGGGGCATATGCCACTGGTAGGTGACATGACCCGAAGCATCACGGAAGCTACATCGCAGACATTCGCCCTTGCCCTCCAGCTTGCCGCGCCATTCGTCCTGATCGGCACGCTGTGGCCTGCGATGCTGGGCGTTCTGAACCGGCTGCTTCCCGCCATACAGGTCTATTCACTGGCCATGCCGGCACAGTTGCTGGGCGGTGTGCTGCTTCTGGCCATGCTGATTCAGGTCATGACCAGCTTCTGGCAGCAGCGGATGAGTGACCTGCTCATCGGCCTGCCGGGAATAGGCGCCGGCGTCTCGCGGCATTAA
- a CDS encoding flagellar biosynthetic protein FliQ: protein MHHTVDIHEILRQTLIVAVKMGAPSLLASLCAGLLVSLFQAMTQVSEATLSFVPKFVAAMGALLLTGSFMYSTLHTYAQTIFDQMVMVGGS, encoded by the coding sequence ATGCATCATACGGTCGATATTCATGAAATACTGCGCCAGACACTGATTGTGGCCGTAAAGATGGGCGCGCCATCCCTGCTGGCGTCCCTGTGCGCGGGGCTGCTGGTTTCATTGTTTCAGGCCATGACGCAGGTGAGCGAGGCCACGCTTTCCTTTGTGCCAAAATTCGTTGCCGCCATGGGCGCTCTCCTGCTGACAGGGTCGTTCATGTATTCCACATTACATACATACGCGCAGACGATTTTTGACCAGATGGTCATGGTCGGTGGCTCATGA
- a CDS encoding flagellar hook-basal body complex protein FliE, with amino-acid sequence MISDITTRSLDANNAYGLTQQATQSTTGNTDTDGGSQSSDPVSGFTAALDNAVRGAINTGKTAEAQTAAGLSGKGNLTDITTSVEEAKLTLQTVTTVRDRVVQAYQDVMKMSI; translated from the coding sequence ATGATAAGCGATATCACCACACGCAGTCTCGATGCGAACAACGCCTATGGCCTGACGCAGCAGGCGACGCAGTCGACCACCGGCAATACGGATACTGATGGCGGTTCACAGTCGTCGGATCCCGTCTCCGGTTTTACCGCGGCGCTGGATAATGCAGTCAGGGGCGCCATCAATACCGGCAAAACAGCCGAGGCCCAGACCGCCGCCGGGCTGTCCGGAAAGGGCAATCTCACGGACATAACCACCTCTGTCGAGGAAGCCAAACTGACCCTGCAAACCGTTACAACGGTCAGGGACAGGGTTGTTCAGGCCTATCAGGACGTCATGAAAATGTCGATCTGA
- a CDS encoding flagellin yields MSLSINTNTSAMVALETLNATQTELSSTENAVSTGLKVSTAADNPAAFGIAAQMSGNIAGQGAVNDGLSFASQVVSSTTSAADQIISVLHKIQSAVTTLGDNQGSPTSIAGIGDEITNYLTQIDTIARNATTNGVNLLSGGTSDGLSITASSLNYVTGLQGDTATITGFNSLIKNDASVKVAGAGGTTMTDALGLSQSGTAGQNPTSNIFTGSAGSSTISSTFNTSGTVNVSAMISQVQQAITAMTDVTDRLGANTQLLSSMSSYGATVSDNLTAGVGALTDADMAAESAKLTSLQTKQSLAIKSLTIANGQSQNILSLFQG; encoded by the coding sequence ATGTCACTTTCGATTAACACCAACACCTCGGCGATGGTCGCCCTTGAAACCCTGAACGCGACCCAGACCGAACTGAGCTCGACGGAAAATGCCGTTTCCACCGGCCTGAAGGTCTCGACGGCCGCTGACAACCCCGCCGCCTTCGGCATCGCGGCCCAGATGAGCGGCAACATCGCCGGTCAGGGCGCGGTGAATGATGGCCTGTCCTTTGCCTCTCAGGTTGTCAGCAGCACCACGAGTGCCGCCGACCAGATCATCAGTGTTCTGCATAAAATCCAGTCCGCGGTCACTACGCTGGGTGACAACCAGGGCAGCCCGACGTCCATCGCCGGGATCGGTGATGAAATCACCAACTACCTCACCCAGATTGATACCATTGCCCGCAATGCCACAACCAACGGTGTGAATCTTCTGTCCGGTGGCACCAGTGACGGTCTTTCCATCACCGCGAGTTCGCTCAACTATGTGACCGGTCTGCAGGGTGATACGGCGACCATTACCGGCTTCAACTCGTTGATTAAGAATGACGCTTCGGTGAAGGTGGCAGGGGCCGGTGGTACGACCATGACGGATGCCCTTGGCCTGTCACAGTCTGGCACGGCGGGGCAGAACCCGACCTCCAACATCTTTACCGGCAGCGCCGGCAGCTCGACGATCTCCAGCACCTTCAACACGAGCGGGACCGTGAATGTCAGCGCTATGATCAGCCAGGTCCAGCAGGCCATTACGGCCATGACGGACGTGACGGATCGCCTGGGCGCCAATACCCAGTTGCTGTCCAGCATGTCCAGCTATGGTGCGACCGTTTCCGACAACCTGACGGCTGGTGTCGGCGCCCTGACCGATGCGGATATGGCCGCTGAAAGCGCGAAGCTGACCTCCCTGCAGACCAAGCAGTCGCTGGCGATCAAGTCCCTGACGATCGCGAACGGCCAGTCGCAGAACATTCTCTCGCTGTTCCAGGGCTAA
- a CDS encoding MotE family protein has protein sequence MNMHALAGHLKDNSTQKTAQPVVNETQVQEGAPEDAPPADTASILPPQHVSTKEDRNAIEGWIPLLQSDDAGGGEAQTPPQSSAARQGTADGDCPKGLSCASMQPTTGKFGGDFDPEVSKAEADLVKDILARRSDIDSEQKDMAEQKHVLDAAKTALNEKMHDLDASMALLAEKQAAHRENMLAETDRLVKIYEDMPPKEAAAVFNIMDIHVLVSIASQMNPRKIAAIMGTMTPERVNLVSQFLAGVRSFRPIRVSAVSDGRTDQGTEAGTLSYTGSVQQQPAQGPLTPSRQ, from the coding sequence ATGAATATGCATGCACTTGCCGGACACCTGAAGGATAACAGCACACAGAAGACCGCCCAGCCCGTCGTGAACGAAACACAGGTGCAGGAGGGCGCGCCGGAAGATGCGCCGCCAGCCGATACCGCGTCTATCCTTCCGCCCCAGCATGTCAGCACCAAGGAAGACAGGAACGCGATCGAGGGGTGGATTCCACTCCTTCAGTCGGATGACGCCGGTGGTGGCGAAGCACAGACACCGCCCCAGTCTTCAGCCGCCAGGCAGGGCACGGCGGATGGGGACTGCCCGAAAGGTCTGTCCTGTGCCAGCATGCAGCCAACGACGGGAAAATTCGGCGGAGACTTCGACCCGGAAGTCAGCAAGGCCGAAGCGGATCTCGTCAAGGATATCCTCGCACGTCGATCCGATATCGACAGTGAGCAGAAGGATATGGCCGAACAGAAGCACGTTCTGGATGCCGCCAAGACCGCCCTTAATGAAAAGATGCATGATCTGGACGCGTCCATGGCGCTACTGGCGGAAAAGCAGGCCGCCCACCGGGAGAACATGCTGGCTGAAACCGACAGGCTGGTGAAGATATATGAAGACATGCCCCCCAAGGAGGCGGCGGCGGTCTTCAATATCATGGATATTCACGTGCTGGTTTCCATCGCCAGCCAGATGAACCCGCGGAAGATAGCCGCCATCATGGGAACCATGACGCCGGAACGTGTAAATCTTGTCTCCCAGTTCCTGGCTGGTGTCCGCAGCTTCCGCCCCATCCGGGTTTCGGCGGTAAGCGATGGCAGGACGGACCAGGGAACGGAAGCCGGTACATTGTCCTACACCGGCTCCGTCCAGCAACAACCCGCACAGGGCCCCCTTACACCGTCACGCCAGTAA